In the Tenrec ecaudatus isolate mTenEca1 chromosome 16, mTenEca1.hap1, whole genome shotgun sequence genome, one interval contains:
- the ADRA2A gene encoding alpha-2A adrenergic receptor, producing the protein MFRQEHPLAEGSFAPMGSLQPDAGNSSWNGTEAPGGGGRRTPYSLQVTLTLVCLAGLLMLLTVFGNVLVIIAVFTSRALKAPQNLFLVSLASADILVATLVIPFSLANEVMGYWYFGKAWCEIYLALDVLFCTSSIVHLCAISLDRYWSITQAIEYNLKRTPRRIKAIIFTVWVISAVISFPPLISIEKKGGGGPPPEEPRCQINDQKWYVISSCIGSFFAPCLIMILVYVRIYQIAKRRTRVPPSRRGPDAAAAAATTPGGTERRPNGLGPERGGPTGAEIEPLPTQLNGAPGEPSPAGPRDADALDLEESSSSEHAERPPGPRRPERGARAKGKARASQVKPGDSLPRRGAAGGGPGPPAGPGPGEERGGGAKASRWRGRQNREKRFTFVLAVVIGVFVVCWFPFFFTYTLTAVGCSVPPTLFKFFFWFGYCNSSLNPVIYTIFNHDFRRAFKKILCRGDRKRIV; encoded by the coding sequence ATGTTCCGCCAGGAGCACCCGCTGGCCGAGGGCAGCTTCGCGCCCATGGGCTCCCTGCAGCCAGACGCGGGCAACTCGAGCTGGAACGGGACCGAGGCGCCGGGGGGCGGCGGCCGGAGGACCCCCTACTCCCTTCAGGTGACGCTGACGCTGGTGTGCCTGGCCGGCCTGCTCATGCTGCTCACGGTGTTCGGCAACGTGCTGGTCATCATCGCGGTGTTCACGAGCCGCGCGCTCAAGGCGCCCCAGAACCTTTTCCTGGTGTCGCTGGCCTCGGCGGACATCCTGGTGGCCACGCTGGTCATCCCCTTCTCGTTGGCCAACGAGGTCATGGGCTACTGGTACTTCGGCAAGGCGTGGTGCGAGATCTACCTGGCGCTCGACGTGCTCTTCTGCACGTCGTCCATCGTGCACCTGTGCGCCATCAGCCTGGACCGCTACTGGTCCATCACGCAGGCCATCGAGTACAACCTGAAGCGCACCCCGCGCCGCATCAAGGCCATCATCTTCACCGTGTGGGTCATCTCGGCCGTCATCTCCTTCCCGCCGCTCATTTCCATCGAGAAGAAGGGCGGCGGCGGCCCGCCGCCCGAGGAGCCGCGCTGCCAGATCAACGACCAGAAGTGGTACGTCATCTCGTCGTGCATCGGCTCCTTCTTCGCGCCCTGCCTCATCATGATCCTGGTCTACGTGCGCATCTACCAGATCGCCAAGCGCCGCACCCGCGTGCCGCCCAGTCGCCGGGGCCCggacgccgccgccgccgccgccaccacgcCGGGAGGTACGGAGCGCAGGCCCAACGGCTTGGGGCCCGAGCGCGGTGGCCCCACGGGCGCGGAGATCGAGCCGCTGCCCACCCAGCTCAACGGTGCCCCGGGGGAGCCCTCGCCAGCCGGGCCGCGCGACGCCGACGCGCTGGACCTGGAGGAGAGCTCCTCGTCCGAGCACGCCGAGCGGCCCCCGGGGCCCCGCAGGCCCGAGCGCGGGGCCCGGGCCAAGGGCAAGGCCCGGGCGAGCCAGGTGAAGCCGGGGGACAGCCTGCCGCGGCGCGGGGCGGCGGGCGGGGGGCCCGGGCCGCCCGCGGGCCCGGGGCCCGGGGAGGAGCGCGGCGGGGGCGCCAAGGCGTCGCGCTGGCGCGGCCGGCAGAACCGGGAGAAGCGCTTCACGTTCGTGCTGGCAGTGGTCATCGGCGTGTTCGTGGTGTGCTGGTTCCCCTTCTTCTTCACCTACACGCTCACGGCCGTCGGCTGCTCGGTGCCGCCCACCCTCTTCAAGTTCTTCTTCTGGTTCGGCTACTGCAACAGCTCGCTCAACCCCGTCATCTACACCATCTTCAACCACGATTTCCGCCGCGCCTTCAAGAAGATCCTCTGCCGCGGGGACAGGAAGCGCATCGTGTGA